The Niastella koreensis GR20-10 genome includes a window with the following:
- a CDS encoding TIM-barrel domain-containing protein, whose product MKKWSTFLLLLTALSIGNNSNAQSFQKTDLGIKATINSTAIEIQYYNPSTVRVLKSPDGRPFTKESLSVIKTPQKTTFQVKQQGDWVNLKTTALNIALNLKTGAIIYSTVHDEYLLKEKQEGVQFTPFNDAGNNTFTVQQSFELDNDEPIYGLGQQQQGKMSQRNVTLNMVQGNLDDYIPFFQSVKGYGVFWDNYSPTVFTDNPQGTSFKSDVGDGVDYYFMYGGNADGVIARMRELTGQAPLFPLWTFGYWQSKERYKSQDELVEVVKQYRKMGVPLDGIIQDWQYWGSNYLWNAMDFLNAEFPKPEKMVSDVHQMNAHMIISIWNSFGPQTKQYKELDKIGALMNFSTWPQSGSDLWPPRRDYPSGVRVYDPYNPAARDIYWKYLEHMYKLRLDGWWMDSSEPDHLDAKPSDFDNKTYLGSFRKVRNAFPLMTVGGVSTHQRAIDSGKRVFILTRSAFAGQQRYGANTWSGDVTSSWNALMNQISAGLNFSLTGIPYWNADIGGFFLSRFKRKLEDPEYRELYVRWLQFGAFTPMMRSHGADAPREIYQFGQKGNTYYDAIEKYINLRYHLLPYIYSTSWDVTANQSSMMRALVMDFPKDKNALDLNDEFMFGRSLLVSPVTNAMYVKPVPGEKETIQAEDFSEIKSKTTYLPDGTDWYDFWTAEKFSGGQKVSRQTPLDIIPVYVKAGTVMPVGPSVQYAEEKKWDSLEIRVYPGANGKFVLYEDENDNYNYERGVYATVTFTWDDTKKMLTISDRNGSFPGMIGERKFNVVMVTGHTNKVIAYTGKKIVVKF is encoded by the coding sequence ATGAAAAAATGGAGTACATTTCTGTTGCTGTTAACTGCTTTATCAATAGGTAACAATAGTAACGCACAATCCTTTCAAAAAACAGATCTCGGAATTAAGGCAACAATCAATTCCACCGCCATCGAAATACAATATTATAATCCTTCAACGGTAAGAGTACTGAAATCGCCCGATGGCCGCCCTTTCACTAAAGAAAGTCTTTCCGTTATTAAAACGCCGCAAAAAACAACATTCCAGGTTAAGCAGCAAGGGGATTGGGTAAACTTAAAAACCACCGCACTCAATATTGCGTTAAACCTGAAAACCGGCGCCATCATTTATTCAACGGTACATGACGAATATCTTTTGAAGGAGAAACAGGAGGGCGTACAATTCACCCCTTTCAATGATGCAGGCAATAACACGTTTACCGTTCAGCAATCCTTTGAGTTGGACAATGATGAACCCATTTATGGTCTTGGTCAGCAGCAGCAGGGCAAAATGAGCCAGCGAAATGTAACACTGAACATGGTGCAGGGAAACCTGGATGATTACATTCCTTTCTTTCAATCGGTAAAAGGCTATGGTGTTTTTTGGGATAATTATTCGCCCACGGTGTTTACTGATAATCCGCAAGGCACATCCTTTAAATCGGATGTGGGAGATGGTGTGGATTATTATTTCATGTACGGGGGCAATGCAGATGGGGTAATTGCCCGCATGCGTGAACTGACAGGGCAGGCGCCCCTATTCCCATTATGGACATTCGGCTATTGGCAAAGTAAAGAAAGGTATAAAAGCCAGGATGAATTAGTGGAGGTGGTAAAACAATACCGCAAAATGGGTGTGCCGCTTGATGGTATTATCCAGGACTGGCAATATTGGGGAAGCAACTATTTGTGGAATGCCATGGATTTTTTAAATGCCGAATTTCCCAAACCGGAAAAGATGGTGAGCGATGTTCACCAGATGAATGCGCACATGATCATTTCCATCTGGAATTCGTTCGGCCCTCAAACAAAACAATACAAAGAGTTGGACAAGATAGGGGCGTTGATGAATTTTTCAACATGGCCCCAATCAGGGTCTGATCTATGGCCTCCCCGACGTGATTATCCTTCAGGTGTCAGGGTATATGATCCCTATAATCCTGCAGCCCGTGATATTTACTGGAAGTATTTGGAACATATGTATAAACTCCGGCTGGATGGTTGGTGGATGGATTCCTCAGAACCGGACCATCTCGATGCCAAACCGTCGGACTTTGATAATAAGACTTATTTGGGATCATTCAGGAAAGTGCGCAATGCATTTCCTTTAATGACGGTGGGCGGTGTATCAACGCATCAACGTGCCATTGATTCCGGCAAGAGAGTGTTCATTCTCACCCGTTCGGCATTTGCTGGTCAGCAACGGTATGGCGCCAATACCTGGTCGGGTGATGTAACTTCATCCTGGAATGCATTGATGAACCAGATTTCCGCAGGCCTTAATTTTTCATTGACTGGTATCCCTTACTGGAATGCTGACATCGGAGGATTCTTTCTTTCGAGGTTTAAAAGAAAGCTGGAAGACCCCGAATATCGTGAATTATATGTTCGCTGGTTGCAGTTTGGCGCTTTCACACCCATGATGCGTTCGCATGGCGCAGATGCCCCCAGGGAAATTTATCAGTTCGGGCAAAAGGGAAATACATATTACGATGCTATTGAAAAATACATCAACCTGCGCTATCATTTATTACCTTATATCTATTCCACTTCATGGGATGTTACGGCCAATCAATCGAGCATGATGCGGGCCCTGGTGATGGATTTTCCAAAAGACAAAAATGCGTTGGACCTTAACGATGAATTTATGTTTGGCAGGTCCCTGCTGGTAAGTCCTGTTACCAACGCCATGTATGTGAAGCCGGTTCCCGGCGAAAAAGAAACAATACAGGCAGAAGACTTCAGTGAGATCAAATCAAAAACAACTTATTTACCTGACGGAACCGACTGGTATGATTTCTGGACTGCTGAGAAATTTTCAGGCGGGCAAAAAGTAAGCAGGCAAACACCGCTCGATATCATTCCTGTTTATGTGAAAGCGGGTACTGTTATGCCCGTTGGACCTTCTGTTCAATATGCAGAAGAAAAAAAATGGGACAGCCTTGAAATAAGGGTGTATCCCGGCGCCAATGGAAAATTTGTTTTGTACGAAGACGAGAACGATAATTACAATTATGAACGTGGTGTTTATGCTACAGTGACTTTCACCTGGGACGATACAAAAAAGATGTTGACCATCAGCGATAGAAATGGTTCGTTTCCGGGAATGATTGGGGAAAGAAAGTTCAACGTTGTGATGGTAACAGGCCATACAAACAAGGTAATCGCCTATACGGGGAAAAAAATAGTTGTTAAATTTTAA